A genomic window from Helicobacter suis HS1 includes:
- a CDS encoding Mu-like prophage major head subunit gpT family protein — translation MMCYTNEDGRPLNIVPNLLVIPPSLESAAMQLLKAPTLANGAANICYNLMEYLVCPYLNADRWILLDTTKTIKPIILQTNKLVEFSALDQPTNQNNFMRREFLYGIDSEDNAGYGLWQLAYCNELPNKTKEAK, via the coding sequence ATGATGTGCTATACAAATGAGGACGGGCGACCGCTTAACATTGTTCCTAATTTGCTGGTTATTCCGCCTAGCCTTGAAAGCGCGGCCATGCAATTACTCAAAGCCCCTACACTGGCAAACGGGGCGGCTAATATTTGCTATAACTTAATGGAGTATCTAGTGTGCCCCTATCTAAATGCCGATCGCTGGATTTTGCTAGATACAACAAAAACCATTAAACCCATTATCTTACAAACCAATAAGCTGGTAGAATTTAGCGCGCTAGATCAGCCCACCAATCAAAATAATTTTATGCGTAGAGAGTTCCTGTACGGCATTGATAGTGAGGATAACGCGGGTTATGGTTTGTGGCAGTTAGCCTATTGCAATGAACTACCAAACAAAACAAAAGAGGCAAAATAG
- a CDS encoding ABC transporter ATP-binding protein, whose protein sequence is MGLEVMGLYKSYGEYCILKDIHLYLESEESAALLGSSGSGKSTLAKCIAHLESFDQGKITYQQEDILHMPEKHLRQRIQYVFQDQLNALNPAKKVKDLLESVARRFKTQKDLPQILQNARLKPSLLDKFPRELSGGERQRLGIARAMLVKPQILLLDEITSALDKRLKYEIMEVLLDYQLTTKTSMICITHDRAIAQKYFKRHFIIEAGKLRVG, encoded by the coding sequence ATGGGATTAGAAGTAATGGGTTTATATAAATCCTATGGGGAGTATTGTATTTTAAAAGATATTCATTTGTACCTAGAAAGTGAGGAGAGTGCTGCACTCTTAGGCTCAAGTGGGAGCGGGAAAAGTACGCTGGCTAAATGCATCGCGCATTTAGAAAGTTTTGATCAAGGCAAAATCACCTACCAGCAAGAAGATATTTTACATATGCCTGAAAAACACTTAAGACAACGCATCCAGTATGTTTTCCAAGATCAATTAAATGCGCTTAATCCAGCCAAAAAAGTTAAAGACCTCTTAGAAAGTGTGGCTAGGCGTTTTAAAACACAGAAAGATTTACCCCAAATTTTACAAAATGCGCGGCTTAAACCCTCTCTTTTAGACAAGTTTCCCAGAGAATTAAGCGGAGGGGAGCGCCAAAGATTAGGCATAGCCAGAGCCATGCTAGTTAAGCCCCAAATTTTACTTTTAGATGAAATCACCAGCGCACTAGATAAGCGTTTAAAATACGAGATTATGGAAGTATTACTAGATTATCAACTTACAACTAAAACAAGTATGATCTGTATCACCCATGACAGAGCCATCGCACAAAAATACTTTAAAAGACATTTTATCATTGAAGCAGGCAAGTTACGGGTTGGTTGA
- a CDS encoding ATP-binding cassette domain-containing protein: protein MVKVAHLNIYTPTSQILHDISFETGANLAILGSSGSGKSTLCKALCGLLSPNLKISYSALEVQGRAGYVFQDCISCFFPYLKILDTFKMVLKDKLDKAIPIFESLNIPSKVWGLYPYELSRGMASRVQIALNLTLESQILLLDEVTSSLDRLNTQSVVQLLLELKIQKITITHDEEVAYRLCEQVLVLESGAITYFGDKKGYFTWD from the coding sequence ATGGTTAAAGTGGCACATTTAAATATCTACACCCCAACTAGCCAAATTCTGCATGATATTAGTTTTGAAACAGGGGCTAATTTGGCTATTTTGGGGAGTAGTGGGAGTGGGAAAAGTACGCTTTGTAAAGCCCTTTGTGGGCTTTTAAGCCCTAATCTTAAAATCAGTTATAGCGCGCTTGAAGTGCAGGGGCGTGCGGGCTATGTCTTTCAAGATTGCATTAGCTGTTTTTTCCCTTATTTAAAAATACTAGACACCTTCAAAATGGTTCTTAAAGACAAATTAGACAAAGCTATACCTATTTTTGAGAGTCTAAATATTCCTTCTAAAGTATGGGGGCTTTATCCTTATGAGCTGAGTCGTGGCATGGCTAGCCGCGTACAAATCGCGCTTAATCTTACTTTAGAGTCTCAAATCCTCTTATTAGATGAGGTAACCAGTTCTTTAGATCGTCTTAATACCCAAAGCGTGGTGCAATTACTCTTAGAATTAAAGATTCAAAAGATCACCATTACCCATGATGAGGAGGTGGCCTATCGTTTATGTGAACAGGTACTTGTTTTAGAAAGTGGCGCAATTACTTATTTTGGGGATAAAAAGGGGTATTTTACATGGGATTAG